One part of the Deinococcus betulae genome encodes these proteins:
- a CDS encoding DUF11 domain-containing protein — translation MKSTPKCLAALLTALLAAGHGAAQDISTSLPLTTVGDRLMWTVGDQNLNLEVQVAGRVRLELYSPRVDQGDYRSDNYYGDEQYDANQSQVTTTFSLLNASGQTVLSRSFAPGEHAWETLLDQDLPAGQYRLRAVTSGNGKNTFAVRLAGVSAALSTERLSVNVHSREWVPALNVSVDGQSGHVLRLYDGDGPSELEAQLRDASGNVTPLQVSADLSFSDLPLPAQAGNYTVELRQPASARQYSNTVGFSLTRAGQGVPLSVARVDQTGRLRVTAELVLPGSTQPVQTTALVGQTSVTIPGTLEQTVAAGTYPVTPDPVTGAQVSVAAPSVTVPRGGTGETRIQVRPEVALSLTADKQAVCVGDTVTLTARAQTAFAGDLPLDLTLDTPGLNVQGVNTLAGTLSAARPGELRLTATATQAGPLTVTARLAPWAQAQTLDLNVLASATSLQLSRDPLPTAAPGDEVTVTLRVTNTAASAVPFTLTDTALGGLEALDTTAFSGELAAGETRALSYRARVTVAGTARLDASLRSPECAATQTVSGTLVAQAPASQPVPVPTAAPQPAPEARRASTVTLPFDVPRQTREVVVAHAVPEGATFVAGSARLNGQPVADPLRGPSGQLYWVIPQSALTQGEAAWRGTVTYDLAHSGPLGALSRPALLARYAGERQEVLEGEFSEADLNAAQPLNAPATATENAGVIKFPLQGSLIRIRDRINVVLQVPAGQEPTLTVNGQPVGEDRVGQVATNEDGSRTVTFVGVPLRAGANTLQSGRDTVDVQLVGATARIELTPVALTADGSTPLRLKVRALDAAGNLTEQDTVTLTTSLEPRTPDADPATAGYQVALRGGEGELVLQPQAAPTTLSVTAAQGQGAVTTRYDVRPDGSRVGVGVVSATLGLDGSLNLADDLSVQARASYEGALAGGKLYVAADTGGLPTDNDTLKRFSLYGDSSVASAPLQGIDPVAVSYDHPSFRADYRRSALPIDVLPVGEQLTALTVSTKGAAQVSGFAALVPGDRITGERITPEGTRLLRLARGGVALGSETLEVLTLEESSGKELRRTTLTRNVDYVLDTRTGIITLTRALERVDGELNNVVVLASYRLDSPLANRTLAYGVQAKYSAERYGVGVAAVSLDGRVTTGVRATFDNGTVSADGLVAYSGGLQASADLGVKLGQTTVQGRVRYQDGQYQGLAPLTPGLNVSASVDTRLTEQLSANVQADYTRTASTQGGSVTARADYRLNPFSVGAGLRAAFGTQSGLGAVLSAGYHQAPIDVDITHVQPLSGNLDPVTTVTAKYALSDTLSVGLTDEINWNTGQRAALSLSSTVGNTNYQVAYDLPTAGGQGNRARFGVSTSLPLTDRLTAGVRGSALYDVSTRAAELTAGADLLYKTDRLTASTGTDLTLKGGQFGVVLRGGVSGQLSDHLTLSADGLGELGAGKSGLRAAIGYAYRNRTFNSLGTVRYVSGSLAGGQPELSSNLAAEYRQPTWAVRAGLDTRTLLSDSGSFTAQLGLGATYYVTDRIGVGAWGRALTQPGSGSTQYGYGLEASFRALPGTWITAGYNPAGFTGLGNAYTKQGAYLRLDLTLDETLGGEK, via the coding sequence GTGAAATCAACCCCCAAGTGCCTCGCTGCTCTTCTGACCGCCTTGCTGGCGGCCGGACACGGCGCCGCACAGGACATCAGCACCAGTCTGCCGCTCACCACGGTAGGCGACCGCCTCATGTGGACGGTGGGCGACCAGAACCTGAACCTGGAGGTTCAGGTGGCGGGCCGCGTGCGCCTGGAGCTGTACAGCCCCCGCGTGGACCAGGGCGACTACCGCAGCGACAACTACTACGGCGACGAGCAGTACGACGCCAACCAGAGCCAGGTCACCACGACCTTTAGCCTCCTGAATGCCAGTGGCCAGACTGTCCTGAGCCGCAGCTTTGCCCCCGGCGAGCACGCCTGGGAAACCCTGCTGGACCAGGACCTGCCGGCGGGCCAGTACCGCCTGCGGGCGGTCACCAGCGGCAACGGTAAAAACACCTTCGCCGTGCGCCTGGCCGGCGTGAGCGCGGCCCTGAGCACCGAGCGCCTGAGCGTCAACGTGCACTCGCGCGAGTGGGTGCCGGCCCTGAATGTCAGTGTGGATGGCCAGAGCGGCCATGTGCTGCGCCTGTACGACGGTGACGGTCCCAGCGAACTGGAAGCGCAGCTGCGCGACGCCAGCGGCAACGTAACGCCCCTGCAGGTCAGCGCTGACCTGAGTTTCAGCGACCTGCCGTTGCCCGCGCAGGCCGGCAACTACACCGTGGAACTGCGCCAGCCCGCCAGCGCCCGCCAGTACAGCAACACCGTGGGCTTTTCGCTGACCCGCGCTGGCCAGGGCGTGCCCCTGAGCGTGGCGCGCGTGGACCAGACCGGGCGGCTGCGGGTAACGGCCGAGCTGGTGTTGCCCGGCAGCACCCAGCCCGTCCAGACGACGGCCCTGGTGGGTCAGACTTCTGTGACAATTCCGGGCACCCTGGAGCAGACGGTGGCCGCCGGCACCTACCCTGTGACCCCCGACCCGGTGACCGGCGCGCAGGTCAGCGTGGCGGCCCCCAGCGTGACCGTGCCGCGCGGCGGCACCGGAGAAACCCGCATTCAGGTGCGCCCCGAGGTGGCCCTGAGCCTCACGGCCGACAAGCAGGCCGTCTGCGTGGGCGACACCGTGACCCTGACGGCCCGCGCCCAGACTGCGTTTGCGGGCGATCTGCCGCTGGACCTGACCCTGGACACGCCGGGCCTGAACGTGCAGGGCGTGAACACCCTGGCCGGCACCCTGAGCGCCGCCCGCCCCGGCGAGCTGCGCCTGACCGCCACCGCCACCCAGGCGGGCCCCCTGACCGTCACGGCCCGCCTGGCCCCCTGGGCCCAGGCGCAGACGCTGGACCTGAATGTGCTGGCCAGCGCGACCTCACTGCAACTGAGCCGCGACCCGCTGCCCACGGCCGCGCCGGGCGATGAAGTCACGGTGACCCTGCGCGTGACGAACACGGCCGCCTCGGCGGTGCCGTTCACGCTGACCGACACCGCCCTGGGCGGCCTGGAGGCGCTGGACACCACAGCATTCAGCGGCGAGCTGGCTGCCGGCGAGACCCGCGCCCTGAGCTACCGGGCCCGCGTGACCGTGGCCGGTACGGCGCGCCTGGACGCCTCGCTGCGCAGCCCCGAGTGCGCCGCCACCCAGACCGTGAGCGGCACCCTGGTCGCGCAGGCCCCGGCATCCCAGCCGGTTCCGGTGCCCACAGCTGCCCCCCAGCCTGCTCCCGAAGCGCGGCGGGCCAGCACCGTGACCCTGCCCTTTGACGTGCCCCGCCAGACCCGTGAAGTCGTGGTGGCGCACGCCGTGCCTGAAGGCGCCACCTTTGTGGCCGGCAGCGCCCGCCTGAACGGACAGCCGGTGGCCGACCCCCTGCGCGGCCCCAGTGGCCAGCTGTACTGGGTGATTCCTCAGAGCGCCCTGACCCAGGGTGAGGCGGCCTGGCGCGGCACGGTCACGTATGACCTGGCCCACAGTGGCCCGCTGGGCGCCCTGAGCCGGCCCGCACTGCTGGCCCGCTACGCCGGCGAGCGCCAGGAAGTGCTGGAAGGCGAATTCAGCGAGGCGGACCTGAACGCCGCCCAGCCTCTGAACGCGCCGGCCACCGCCACCGAGAATGCCGGCGTCATCAAATTTCCTTTGCAGGGCAGCCTGATCCGTATTCGTGACCGCATCAACGTGGTGCTGCAGGTGCCTGCTGGCCAGGAGCCCACCCTGACGGTCAACGGGCAGCCCGTGGGCGAGGACCGTGTTGGCCAGGTCGCCACGAACGAGGACGGCAGCCGCACCGTGACTTTTGTGGGGGTGCCGCTGCGTGCTGGGGCCAACACGCTGCAGTCTGGCCGCGACACCGTGGATGTGCAGCTGGTGGGGGCCACGGCCCGAATTGAGCTGACCCCGGTGGCCCTGACGGCCGACGGCAGCACCCCGCTGCGCCTGAAGGTGCGCGCGCTGGACGCCGCCGGCAATCTCACTGAGCAGGACACGGTCACCCTGACGACCAGCCTGGAGCCCCGCACCCCCGACGCCGACCCGGCGACCGCCGGCTATCAGGTGGCGCTGCGCGGCGGCGAGGGCGAACTGGTGCTGCAGCCGCAGGCCGCCCCCACCACCCTGAGCGTGACCGCCGCGCAGGGCCAGGGCGCCGTGACCACCCGCTACGACGTGCGCCCCGACGGCAGCCGCGTGGGCGTGGGCGTGGTCAGCGCGACCCTGGGCCTGGACGGCAGCCTCAACCTGGCCGACGACCTGAGCGTTCAGGCGCGCGCCTCCTATGAGGGAGCCCTGGCCGGCGGCAAGCTGTACGTGGCCGCTGACACCGGCGGCCTGCCCACCGACAACGACACCCTCAAGCGCTTCTCGCTGTACGGCGACAGCTCGGTGGCGTCGGCGCCGCTGCAGGGCATTGACCCGGTGGCTGTCAGCTACGACCACCCCAGCTTCCGCGCGGACTACCGCCGCAGCGCCCTGCCGATTGACGTGCTGCCCGTGGGCGAGCAGCTGACGGCCCTGACCGTGAGCACCAAGGGCGCGGCGCAGGTCAGCGGCTTTGCGGCCCTGGTGCCTGGTGACCGGATTACCGGCGAGCGCATCACGCCCGAAGGCACCCGCCTGCTGCGCCTGGCGCGCGGCGGCGTGGCCCTGGGCAGCGAGACCCTGGAAGTCCTGACCCTGGAAGAGAGCAGCGGCAAGGAGCTGCGCCGCACCACCCTGACCCGCAACGTGGATTACGTGCTGGACACCCGCACTGGCATCATCACCCTGACCCGCGCTCTGGAGCGCGTGGACGGCGAGCTGAACAACGTGGTCGTGCTGGCCAGCTACCGCCTGGACAGCCCACTGGCCAACCGCACCCTGGCCTACGGCGTGCAGGCCAAGTACAGCGCCGAGCGCTACGGCGTGGGCGTGGCCGCCGTCAGCCTGGACGGCCGCGTGACTACCGGCGTGCGCGCCACCTTTGACAACGGCACCGTAAGCGCCGACGGCCTGGTGGCCTACTCGGGCGGCCTGCAGGCCAGCGCCGACCTGGGCGTGAAGCTGGGCCAGACCACCGTGCAGGGCCGCGTGCGCTACCAGGACGGGCAGTATCAGGGCCTCGCGCCCCTGACGCCGGGCCTGAACGTCAGCGCCAGCGTGGACACCCGCCTGACCGAGCAGCTGAGTGCCAACGTGCAGGCCGATTACACCCGCACGGCCAGCACGCAGGGCGGCAGCGTGACGGCGCGCGCCGACTACCGCCTGAACCCCTTCAGTGTGGGGGCCGGCCTGCGGGCAGCATTCGGCACCCAGAGCGGTCTGGGGGCGGTCCTGAGCGCCGGTTACCACCAGGCGCCCATTGACGTGGACATCACGCACGTGCAGCCCCTGAGTGGCAACCTGGACCCGGTCACCACCGTGACCGCCAAGTACGCCCTGAGCGACACCCTGAGCGTGGGCCTGACCGACGAGATCAACTGGAACACCGGCCAGCGCGCCGCCCTGTCGCTGAGCAGCACGGTGGGCAACACCAACTATCAGGTGGCCTACGACCTGCCCACGGCCGGCGGCCAGGGCAACCGCGCCCGCTTTGGCGTGAGCACCAGCCTGCCTCTGACCGATCGCCTGACGGCCGGTGTGCGCGGCAGCGCCCTGTACGACGTGAGCACCCGCGCGGCTGAACTGACGGCCGGCGCCGACCTGCTGTACAAGACCGACCGCCTGACCGCCAGCACCGGCACGGACCTGACCCTGAAGGGCGGCCAGTTTGGCGTGGTGCTGCGCGGCGGTGTCTCAGGGCAACTCAGCGACCACCTGACCCTCAGCGCCGACGGCCTGGGCGAGCTCGGGGCAGGCAAGAGCGGCCTGCGCGCGGCCATCGGCTACGCCTACCGCAACCGCACCTTTAACAGCCTGGGTACCGTCCGCTATGTCAGCGGCAGCCTGGCAGGCGGCCAGCCAGAACTGAGCAGCAACCTCGCCGCCGAATACCGCCAGCCCACCTGGGCTGTGCGCGCCGGCCTGGACACCCGCACCCTGCTGAGCGACAGCGGCAGCTTTACCGCGCAGCTGGGCCTGGGCGCCACCTACTACGTGACCGACCGCATTGGTGTCGGTGCCTGGGGCCGCGCCCTGACGCAGCCGGGCAGCGGCAGCACGCAGTACGGCTACGGCCTGGAAGCGTCGTTCCGCGCGCTGCCCGGCACCTGGATTACCGCTGGGTACAATCCGGCTGGGTTCACTGGTCTGGGCAACGCCTACACCAAGCAGGGGGCTTACCTGCGCCTTGACCTGACACTGGACGAGACCCTGGGAGGGGAGAAGTAA
- a CDS encoding beta strand repeat-containing protein, whose protein sequence is MKGLVSRLSRLAVVGLGMAALGSTAQAAASYCTAIYSAQTTPTISGINPANGELIKSVSGAGEPNAIAINPIDGLVYFFDRGTTPPTLYRINPAAATPTAVAVGQMTNNGTDFLVGATFTPAGGLITYWSSLTIRTVNITTRTFGAAQNITGSDIVAGTNGDIAYDSSGQLWAISNPATGAALYKLTPSGTTYAATKYVTISGTSSSSINGLAINAVTGLFYLSSNGSLYGLDGLGNATPSGAATLKGSIAGVTDLASCGTVPNTPTATKAFSPSTIQSPATTSTLTINVENSNLAPYYLFANIVDTMPTGMTVNTGSLGGTCDDNGNTLTATTGAITLAKGATIPVGGCTITATVNVANTPGSYTNTIAANSVQGSTGTLTTITSATLVSQQAPTITKAFSPASVALNGTSTITFTVTNGNPGSNPALTNLNFTDTLTGMRVASTAIGGTCTSVTNSPALAVGATALNLTIPSLAAASSCTVTVQVEGTQIGVNPNTASGVNSTETPTRGAASGTVNLTVRPLAPVVTKSFSPATVAQGGTTQLTINVSNPNGVAATGFTLTDDIATTTGVTGLTITAVGTDTCKGTGTVTTTNGKYTLTGGTLPTGGCSVVLTVQVPSGATVGAKTNTILGSSVTGTINGQSLPPVADATATLTVTPVVDLAITKTGPATAFQGAAVTYTIRAWNNGPSAVTGATISDTVPANLTSVSWTCVATGTATCGAASGTGNSISLGANLPVDTGSAATADTNYVTLTVTGTAATNGTVTNTAAIAAPGGVTETVTANNSASVQTVVSAQIVCSNLYGLVGGDFTTNNNGTDIRVIGDTDNVLGALIATVPQTGGGVTGYSATLAIKPDRSKFFVVRDADSRLLSFDVATNTWTEGQALPTPTGRYIRMAVTSNDVGYVMDGAGNLFSFTTTATPAYTALPALTKLPASAPALGASGDFFADNRGNLFLLSSTGADGFLDFWEIEPANNNLVYLGRLSDADIVGTYGGFGATPNGLFGRGGSGRMINVDLRAFTATPVGTANNGATDLASCTFPSLTRTISAIKTATRVGGGTTVQPGDTLEYTITVKNTGTVAAGNTQFLDQIPAGTTYVAGTTTLNGTAVTDATGGVMPYTQSGQPINSPGQQVGSLLVDQTPADTTDREAIIKFRVTVNTANPPTQVSNQGAVSTRDNGAVLTAVTDDPATATANDATVTTVTPVAVLDLAITKAGPAFAKAGEAFAYTITVTNTTATPSTTVTVTDILPTGLTFVSATNSGSYNAGTRTVTWTLASVAGNASTVLTLNVTAPAAATISPAAGVKSAQNTASLSATGDTNAANNTSAPVTTRFVLNEITKRVRNVTTNSAFGTSGGGKPGEVLEYCLDTTNLGGADLPGYALTDQVPGNVNALTTAYDADEPTTATGFGVRVARTTAGVTTTTYRTSVADGDTGTLTTTGGTFSRGTMTLGLGTLLAGESVTACFQATIR, encoded by the coding sequence ATGAAGGGCCTGGTCTCACGGCTGTCACGTCTGGCCGTCGTGGGGTTGGGCATGGCGGCGCTGGGCAGTACGGCCCAGGCTGCGGCCAGCTACTGCACGGCGATCTATTCCGCGCAAACAACCCCAACAATCAGTGGCATCAACCCGGCAAACGGCGAACTGATTAAGAGTGTCTCTGGCGCCGGCGAACCCAATGCCATTGCCATCAATCCTATTGACGGCCTGGTCTATTTCTTTGATCGCGGCACAACGCCGCCTACGCTCTACCGGATTAATCCAGCTGCTGCCACGCCAACAGCCGTCGCCGTAGGGCAGATGACCAACAACGGCACAGACTTTCTGGTGGGGGCAACGTTTACGCCGGCAGGTGGACTCATCACCTATTGGAGCAGTCTGACTATCCGGACAGTCAATATTACGACGCGCACCTTTGGTGCGGCTCAGAACATTACCGGTTCGGATATTGTTGCCGGCACTAACGGTGACATTGCGTATGACAGTTCGGGTCAGTTGTGGGCGATTAGCAACCCTGCTACCGGGGCAGCGCTATATAAGCTGACCCCCAGCGGGACCACATATGCCGCAACCAAATACGTCACGATCTCTGGTACGTCCTCTAGCTCGATTAACGGTTTGGCTATCAACGCGGTCACAGGTCTTTTCTACCTGTCCAGCAACGGGTCTTTGTACGGCCTGGATGGTTTAGGCAATGCCACACCAAGCGGGGCCGCCACCTTAAAGGGCAGCATCGCTGGCGTTACGGATTTGGCGTCTTGCGGTACGGTGCCGAATACGCCAACAGCCACGAAAGCCTTTTCCCCTTCAACGATCCAGTCACCTGCCACCACCAGTACGCTGACCATTAATGTAGAGAACAGCAATTTGGCGCCCTATTACCTGTTTGCCAACATTGTGGACACCATGCCCACCGGTATGACCGTCAATACGGGCAGCCTGGGCGGCACCTGTGATGACAACGGCAATACCCTGACGGCCACCACGGGCGCCATCACACTGGCGAAAGGCGCCACGATTCCTGTGGGCGGCTGCACCATTACGGCTACAGTGAACGTAGCGAACACTCCTGGCAGCTACACCAACACCATTGCGGCCAACAGCGTTCAGGGGTCCACCGGCACGCTGACCACCATCACCAGCGCCACCCTGGTCAGCCAGCAGGCACCCACCATCACCAAGGCGTTCTCGCCGGCCAGCGTGGCCCTGAACGGCACCAGCACGATCACCTTTACGGTGACCAACGGGAATCCCGGCAGCAACCCGGCGCTGACCAACCTCAACTTCACCGACACGCTGACTGGGATGCGGGTCGCCAGCACGGCTATCGGCGGCACCTGCACCTCGGTGACGAACAGCCCGGCGCTGGCTGTGGGTGCGACAGCCCTGAACCTCACCATTCCGAGTCTCGCTGCTGCCAGCAGCTGCACGGTCACGGTACAGGTTGAAGGCACGCAGATTGGCGTCAATCCCAACACGGCGAGCGGCGTGAACAGCACCGAAACTCCCACGCGCGGCGCCGCGTCCGGTACGGTGAACCTGACCGTGCGGCCGCTGGCACCCGTGGTCACCAAGAGCTTTAGCCCGGCCACCGTGGCCCAGGGCGGCACCACCCAGCTGACCATCAATGTCAGTAACCCCAACGGCGTGGCCGCTACCGGCTTTACACTGACCGATGACATTGCCACCACCACGGGCGTCACGGGGCTGACCATCACGGCCGTAGGCACCGATACCTGTAAGGGTACGGGCACCGTGACCACCACGAACGGCAAGTACACCCTGACCGGCGGCACCCTGCCAACCGGTGGCTGCTCGGTCGTCTTGACGGTTCAGGTGCCCAGTGGCGCCACCGTAGGCGCCAAGACCAATACCATCCTGGGTTCATCGGTGACAGGGACCATCAACGGTCAGAGCCTTCCGCCGGTGGCCGACGCCACGGCTACGCTGACCGTAACGCCCGTGGTGGACCTGGCCATCACCAAAACTGGCCCAGCGACTGCCTTTCAGGGCGCTGCCGTGACCTACACCATCCGCGCCTGGAACAACGGCCCCAGCGCCGTGACGGGTGCTACCATCTCTGATACCGTTCCTGCCAACCTGACCAGCGTGAGCTGGACCTGCGTGGCCACTGGCACCGCCACCTGCGGCGCGGCTAGTGGAACGGGCAACAGCATCAGCCTGGGTGCCAACCTGCCGGTCGATACAGGCAGCGCGGCCACTGCCGACACTAACTACGTGACCCTGACGGTGACGGGTACCGCTGCCACCAACGGCACGGTCACGAACACGGCGGCCATTGCCGCGCCAGGCGGCGTCACAGAAACTGTGACGGCCAACAACTCGGCCAGTGTTCAGACTGTAGTGAGTGCGCAGATCGTCTGCTCGAATCTGTATGGCCTGGTCGGCGGCGACTTCACGACCAACAACAACGGCACGGACATCCGCGTCATTGGTGACACCGACAACGTGCTGGGCGCGCTGATTGCCACTGTGCCGCAGACCGGTGGCGGCGTGACGGGCTACAGCGCCACCCTGGCGATCAAGCCCGACCGCTCGAAGTTCTTCGTGGTGCGTGACGCCGATTCGCGCCTCCTGAGCTTTGACGTGGCCACCAATACCTGGACCGAAGGGCAGGCGCTGCCCACCCCTACGGGCCGTTACATCCGCATGGCCGTGACCTCCAACGACGTGGGCTATGTCATGGACGGTGCGGGCAATCTGTTCAGCTTCACCACCACAGCTACTCCCGCCTACACGGCCCTTCCGGCCCTGACCAAGCTGCCGGCCAGTGCCCCTGCGCTGGGGGCCAGCGGTGACTTCTTTGCCGACAACCGGGGCAACCTCTTCCTGCTCAGCAGCACTGGCGCCGACGGCTTTCTGGACTTCTGGGAAATCGAGCCGGCCAACAACAATCTGGTGTACCTGGGTCGTCTGTCCGATGCGGATATCGTGGGCACCTACGGGGGCTTTGGCGCCACGCCCAACGGTCTGTTCGGGCGCGGGGGTTCGGGCCGCATGATTAACGTGGATCTGCGGGCGTTCACCGCGACCCCCGTGGGCACGGCCAACAACGGCGCCACTGACCTGGCCAGCTGCACCTTCCCCAGTCTGACGCGCACCATCAGCGCCATCAAGACCGCCACGCGCGTGGGCGGCGGCACCACCGTGCAGCCGGGCGATACGCTGGAATACACCATCACGGTGAAGAACACGGGCACGGTGGCAGCGGGCAACACCCAGTTCCTGGACCAGATTCCAGCAGGCACCACCTACGTGGCGGGCACCACCACCCTGAACGGGACCGCAGTAACGGATGCGACAGGCGGTGTAATGCCTTACACCCAGAGCGGTCAGCCCATCAACAGCCCTGGTCAGCAGGTGGGTTCGCTGCTGGTGGATCAGACGCCCGCCGACACCACGGACCGTGAGGCGATCATCAAGTTCCGTGTGACCGTCAATACTGCCAATCCGCCGACCCAGGTGTCGAACCAGGGCGCGGTCAGCACCCGCGACAACGGCGCTGTTCTGACGGCCGTCACTGATGACCCAGCAACCGCGACGGCCAACGACGCCACGGTGACCACCGTCACCCCGGTCGCGGTGCTGGACCTGGCCATCACCAAGGCGGGCCCCGCGTTTGCCAAGGCGGGCGAGGCCTTCGCCTACACCATCACCGTGACCAACACCACGGCCACGCCGTCCACCACCGTCACGGTCACCGACATCCTGCCCACCGGCCTGACCTTCGTGAGCGCCACGAACAGCGGCAGCTACAACGCAGGCACCCGCACCGTGACCTGGACGCTGGCCAGCGTGGCGGGCAACGCCAGCACCGTCCTGACCCTGAACGTGACGGCGCCGGCTGCCGCCACCATCAGCCCTGCGGCCGGGGTCAAGAGCGCGCAGAACACGGCCAGCCTCTCGGCCACGGGCGACACGAACGCAGCCAACAACACCTCGGCCCCGGTGACCACCCGCTTCGTGCTGAACGAGATCACCAAGCGCGTGCGGAATGTCACCACGAACAGCGCGTTCGGCACGTCTGGCGGCGGCAAGCCAGGCGAGGTGCTGGAATATTGCCTGGACACCACCAACCTGGGCGGCGCTGATCTCCCCGGCTACGCCCTGACCGACCAGGTGCCCGGCAACGTGAACGCTCTCACCACGGCCTACGACGCCGATGAACCCACGACGGCCACCGGCTTTGGGGTGCGCGTGGCGCGGACCACGGCAGGCGTGACCACCACCACCTACCGCACCAGCGTGGCCGACGGCGATACCGGCACGCTGACCACCACGGGCGGCACCTTCAGCCGGGGCACCATGACCCTGGGCCTGGGCACCCTGCTGGCGGGCGAGAGTGTGACGGCCTGCTTCCAGGCCACGATCCGCTAA